The Arabidopsis thaliana chromosome 5, partial sequence genomic interval CTGGCATTAGTCGGAAAGCATTCCAAACTCGGGACAGACAGTGTGGTGGTCCTTCGTGGAGAAGTCCACTCTAAAGTACTTCGGTGCGTTTCTACCGAGGCTGACCATTTCTAAAGGGtagttaatattttcttatactcGTAATATGTACatgtgaattttctttttatttgatctttgTGAGAAGCAAAAATCGTCCTACCATTActaaatttacattttattgtCATTTAAGTGTCAGTTTTATATAGAATAAAGTTTTATATAGAATAAAGTTTGAATCTGGTTTCATTTAGATTGTTGTAATTGTGagtaaacaaaagattaaaaagtaatacaaaatattttacctCTATTTGATGGCTCACcttattatcattattatttagaGACTGTAAATCTAGAGACTGTACTATCTTGCTTGTTTTGCATAACTCTAAATCAAGACAGGTGAAGCCATCAAAAGGCAAAAGCTTGATGATGGGAGGTAAATCCAGACAAGTTAGTCAACTCAAACTGCAATACTTGTTTCACTATCTCACTGTATGTGTTAATCCGACCGTTGATGTCACTAGATTCTGAACCTAAAACCAACAACTTTGCctcacaagaaaaaacaaggaCTTGTTAACACGAGCTTCAACTTCTGCCCTTCAGTCACTAAGCAAACCCGGACAGAGAACATAAAGGTGCATTGCGTCTGCCGATGACACTAAAAAGGCGAAAGAATTCAGAGTTTGTGACATCTCAGAGAGTTCGTCCTGTAAGACTTAACGCACTTCAGAGCTTGAGGAAGAGATGTTGGCAAAGATGCCTTAGTTAAAAGAGCGACCTTAGAATAAGAAGGTACTGCGTGGCTTTCCCACAACGTCTCTCTCTTCTGTAACTTCAGAAACAACAGAGCTGCACAGAAATgagaaaactgaaaactaaGCATGCGCTTCCTCTCTGTTTCACAAAGATTTTGGCAGCTCCAGCTATGCCCACACCACAAAGAAGTACACCACATCCTCCAGAATTTCAAGTCAACCACACTGATCAGACCACGAGATTCAAACGCtcttatccaaaatattttctgaGTGAGACGTTTTAAACGTGGCTTTATTCTTACTGTTGCAGGAGTTCCATCTAGAAACGATGGCCCGGGCTAGCCGCTAGCCCGTACGGAGAGAGACATCTTCAGTAGTGTCGACGGAAATGTCTCAGGCTATAgagcttttgtttgtttcctatTGTCTTCAGAGCACAGCCAGTGATTAAAGAGTAAGTGACTGTTCATCTGCTGTTTCTTCGTCAACATATACAGTTTCCTTTACATATTCAAAGACTCAAATAATTTCTGTGAATTCTCACCTGACTGGCTGACTCAGAGATCAAATTTCTGTTCTGGATAAACTAAAGGCCTCTTACAGAATTTTTCAAGAGTTTAATCTGCATGTGGACCATCGGCCTATCGAAAGGGCAGACTTTGACCATAAAGTAAGCTTATCTAACTCGATCAGCAGATTAAAAGAAACCTTTTGATTTCTCAACTAACTTGTTCTATCATCTTTGGTTCCagatcaaagagaaagagatgatgtACAAGAGACATCTCGAAGAGGCGGAAGCCGCAAAAATGGTATAATACTATAAATTTTCTGCCAAGTATAGATGTATCTAATAAAAGAGTATGATAGTAAATGTATTTTACCTAAAACTTTGTCAggtagaggaagagagagcTCTAAAACAACTGAGAAGGACAATCGTTCCTCAAACCAGACCAGTGTCAAACCTTAACAACCCATTCTTACCTCACAAGTAAGTTCTGATCCAAACCAGGagttgatttcttcttttctgttcttgatttttaCCTACACTtgttaaacaaagaaaactccaTGTCAATTAAACACAGGTCGAACAAGGAGAcgacaaaaccaaattcacCAAAGCTTAGAGTGATTAGAAGAATCGACAGGAGAACAATGATGATGGTTTCTCCTCACATGAGGTAGctgttaaaaagtaaaaaagactAAGCAGCAGCAGATATTGCTGTTCAAGAACGTTTGAACCGCACCAACCGCTCAACGTCTCCATTATAAAATGAGGCAGTAGCATAATCTTCCTGTGTTCTGAGACTTgactgatatatatatagtaaaaaaaaggtttcCATATAAAAACTTGCTCCGGAAATACTAAGCAACGTCTACAATGAATacacaaaggaaaaaagtttgtcacaaacaaaaaacttcctaaataaaaaaaccaacTGAGATATATAATCTAGCAAACggataaacaaaacaagccCTGATCCatctgtttatatattatacactGTTTGCACTTCCGCAGCACGTCCATTAGGCTCCAAGTTTCTTCACTCAGTTTGCTTCTTCCGGTAAGCTATGATCTGAAGGCACAAACCAAATAAGGAAAAAGTCTCACAAAGTTGAATCATACTTAGATTAGACTGTAAGatatttagataaaaattattattattgacgCTACCAAATGTTGTTCATGGCTTGAAATGAAATCGATTTTGAGCCTTGACAATGTTTCATTGTCTTCCAAACTCAGCATCTCATCTTTAGATGCTGCTGCTGAAGCTGGAGTCACTGCAGGAAGATTCTCTATTGCCGCATCTTCTcctactcttcttcttgttactAACAATTCAACCTCTTCAGTCTTCAAATGTATCTGAAGTGCAACGAACTGTACAACATTGAAAGTTGACAAATATATTAGCGTATGTGATActgaaatcatttttgttattgaatCATATTGAAGTACTTTCgcatcaatatatataacaaaaaaccaCTTTCTACTGTGACAAGTCTGATGATAACTGTAAAGGGAGAGAGAGTGCTCACTTCACGGAGCTGTTTTACAAGCAAAGTGGGTCGGCAACAGAGATATGGCTGTGGTAAGTCTGGTATACATTTTGTATCCAGCGAGACAAGCTTGACATGAATATCCAACTGCAAGAAAGATTAAGTTTAATCGAAATCCAAACTAACTGCAATCAAAAATACAGgtcatcaagaagaagagaatcatcgttttttttctttggtacCTCAACACTAGATCCATCTACGCTGCTGCGTAGATATTCAACAAGTTTGTTCACACGGGCATTCCTTACACTCTTACTACTACCTCCAGAAGTATTATTCCCATGCCTTGTGTTACTCCTTGTCCCGCCTCTTCCCCAAGCCAGTATCTCGGGATTCCACACAAGCCCGGGAGATATGCCTTTGGTGTCTCTATACACTTCTGTGTCGTTATCTGCACAGTTaccattgtttttgtttgcacctgaagaagaagggtGTTGTGTTGAACGACTTGTAGACCGTTTTCTACGTTTCTTCTGCCGGACTTCTGTACCACGCTCATCTGAAGACGaatctttgtctcttcctctgttgttattatcatcattatcatcatcttcatgaGCTTCTGATGCGTTTTGTTGTTCCATGTTTCTGCTGTTCCGTCTCCTTCTGGAGCCACTAGCAATACGCGGTGATCTCATTAAGACTGCTGCCTCTTTACCAAGAGATCGTCTTTTCACAAGAGCCTCAGATTGTCGTTGCGATATCTGAGCTATAGATGCTTGAATCTACACAAAAGCCATAAGAAGGTGATTAAGTATATTTTAAGCAATAGTCAAAAAAGTGAATAACAACATTCTCCATGGTATCCGACCTGCTTATTACGAGCCATTTCATCTTCGTGAAAAGCCAGTtcctgaaccaaaaaaaacaaagcgTTTTAACAGCAACAATCtctccaaaacaaacaagcagGAAAAATATGTTGATGCTTTACCTCTTCCTCATAACTATcaatatttgtaaataaagCAGCAATAAGAGCATCAAATTTCGGATCGTCTCTTAGAGAACGCCGGCTTGCACAATGCTTCCTGCAAGCAGGACATTCGTTATTCCTGCAATAGAAACTTCAGTTAatataaactcaaaaaaaagctttagaaAAGCCAACACTTATGGCTCCCAAGAGAATGATGAAATATTTAACTTGAAAGTGGCACAGAactgagaagcaagaagaaacgaaAACAACATAGATAATAAGAGTAAGACCCAAACAATTTGAAACCGTACCCCAATCTCATTGACTTATCAATACATTCCCGGCAGAACCTGTGGAGACATTCCATCACAGtccttgttttctttataatacCTGAAAACAGGACAACAAGAAACTCGTTTCAGCCAGATGTAGTAATGTAGCTTAAAAATAGAGTGTGAACCAAATCATGCCGACTTATCTACAAGAATACGATATGAAAAGACGCAAGAATTTCATGCCGACTGAAGAAAGTAACGGCTTTCGAGCTTTAGCAAAAGTTCTGTTCCCAACGAGAAATATTCAGGACAAAATTGAGTACCTAGGCATATTGGACACTGCACGTCTTTACGGATTTCCCCTAGATCAATTTCCATAAACCTGCATGAAAAAAATGCAGACACaattaaacaagaaagatCCATCCAGCTTCTTTATTCTACAGTAAAGAATCTATCTCAAGACAAAAATAAAGCTGACATTCTAAAGGTCAAGTTAAATAGAAGATGAATCATTCTTAGGACACAACTTCCAGTAATGGCCGCTATTATTCAAGGTAAAGACTTTACATTGTTTAGCCACAAGAGCGTAGAGGTTTTGAGCAGTAATACGAGAGGAATTACAACATGCAAGTGCTAAGAAGATGCATCAACAGATTACTAAATCAAGCAGAGcaattttaacatttaattGACTAGAACAACAGAAGTAAAGAAATATTGGAGTAGAGAACCCATCACAAGCTAAACACAtctggagaagagaaagacagagaaatgagaaaaatcaTTACTCTGATTGGTCTCCAGATATAGAAGATGGACTTCTTTCTTTAGAAtctgaaacagaaacaaagagagagaaccaAATCGATCACatgaacaaacacaaaacactctCACGTTTACACGAgagtagaagaaacaaaaacacatcctttaccttcttcttcttcttcttcttcctcttcttcttcttcctcttcctctgcttcttcatcttcctctgcttctacttcttcttcctcgtcctCCTCTGCATcgtcaccatcatcatcttcctcggCGTCGTTGGGTTTCACTACTTCTTGGTCTTCCTCCGCTTCGTCGTGTTTCACTTCCtcatctccttctttctcttctttcgtCTCATCCTTCTCTTGTAGATCCTGTGTAGCTTCGGGGTTAAATCGGTCGCGTGGTTGGTCTGCCACATCGGGAATCTCAGCCGACGAGAAGCTATTATTCTTGACAGACATTGTAGGGACACACACTAAAGATCTTCTCTCTAAGAGAAA includes:
- a CDS encoding TPX2 (targeting protein for Xklp2) protein family (TPX2 (targeting protein for Xklp2) protein family; CONTAINS InterPro DOMAIN/s: Xklp2 targeting protein (InterPro:IPR009675); BEST Arabidopsis thaliana protein match is: targeting protein for XKLP2 (TAIR:AT1G03780.2); Has 137 Blast hits to 127 proteins in 18 species: Archae - 0; Bacteria - 0; Metazoa - 3; Fungi - 2; Plants - 130; Viruses - 0; Other Eukaryotes - 2 (source: NCBI BLink).), yielding METKITFVWEVCQLGLGPISLPGSQKCMRPDYSLALVGKHSKLGTDSVVVLRGEVHSKVLRDCKSRDCTILLVLHNSKSRQVKPSKGKSLMMGANPDREHKGALRLPMTLKRRKNSEFVTSQRVRPKQQSCTEMRKLKTKHALPLCFTKILAAPAMPTPQRSTPHPPEFQVNHTDQTTRFKRSYPKYFLNQISVLDKLKASYRIFQEFNLHVDHRPIERADFDHKIKEKEMMYKRHLEEAEAAKMVEEERALKQLRRTIVPQTRPVSNLNNPFLPHKSNKETTKPNSPKLRVIRRIDRRTMMMVSPHMR
- the RING1A gene encoding RING 1A (RING 1A (RING1A); FUNCTIONS IN: zinc ion binding; INVOLVED IN: negative regulation of gene expression, epigenetic; LOCATED IN: nucleus, PRC1 complex; EXPRESSED IN: 16 plant structures; EXPRESSED DURING: 4 anthesis, F mature embryo stage, petal differentiation and expansion stage, E expanded cotyledon stage, D bilateral stage; CONTAINS InterPro DOMAIN/s: Zinc finger, RING-type, conserved site (InterPro:IPR017907), Zinc finger, RING-type (InterPro:IPR001841), Zinc finger, C3HC4 RING-type (InterPro:IPR018957); BEST Arabidopsis thaliana protein match is: RING 1B (TAIR:AT1G03770.1); Has 87950 Blast hits to 40013 proteins in 1982 species: Archae - 331; Bacteria - 6780; Metazoa - 33639; Fungi - 11315; Plants - 4932; Viruses - 1435; Other Eukaryotes - 29518 (source: NCBI BLink).) encodes the protein MSVKNNSFSSAEIPDVADQPRDRFNPEATQDLQEKDETKEEKEGDEEVKHDEAEEDQEVVKPNDAEEDDDGDDAEEDEEEEVEAEEDEEAEEEEEEEEEEEEEEEDSKERSPSSISGDQSEFMEIDLGEIRKDVQCPICLGIIKKTRTVMECLHRFCRECIDKSMRLGNNECPACRKHCASRRSLRDDPKFDALIAALFTNIDSYEEEELAFHEDEMARNKQIQASIAQISQRQSEALVKRRSLGKEAAVLMRSPRIASGSRRRRNSRNMEQQNASEAHEDDDNDDNNNRGRDKDSSSDERGTEVRQKKRRKRSTSRSTQHPSSSGANKNNGNCADNDTEVYRDTKGISPGLVWNPEILAWGRGGTRSNTRHGNNTSGGSSKSVRNARVNKLVEYLRSSVDGSSVELDIHVKLVSLDTKCIPDLPQPYLCCRPTLLVKQLREFVALQIHLKTEEVELLVTRRRVGEDAAIENLPAVTPASAAASKDEMLSLEDNETLSRLKIDFISSHEQHLIIAYRKKQTE
- the RING1A gene encoding RING 1A — translated: MEIDLGEIRKDVQCPICLGIIKKTRTVMECLHRFCRECIDKSMRLGNNECPACRKHCASRRSLRDDPKFDALIAALFTNIDSYEEEELAFHEDEMARNKQIQASIAQISQRQSEALVKRRSLGKEAAVLMRSPRIASGSRRRRNSRNMEQQNASEAHEDDDNDDNNNRGRDKDSSSDERGTEVRQKKRRKRSTSRSTQHPSSSGANKNNGNCADNDTEVYRDTKGISPGLVWNPEILAWGRGGTRSNTRHGNNTSGGSSKSVRNARVNKLVEYLRSSVDGSSVELDIHVKLVSLDTKCIPDLPQPYLCCRPTLLVKQLREFVALQIHLKTEEVELLVTRRRVGEDAAIENLPAVTPASAAASKDEMLSLEDNETLSRLKIDFISSHEQHLIIAYRKKQTE
- the RING1A gene encoding RING 1A (RING 1A (RING1A); FUNCTIONS IN: zinc ion binding; INVOLVED IN: negative regulation of gene expression, epigenetic; LOCATED IN: nucleus, PRC1 complex; EXPRESSED IN: 16 plant structures; EXPRESSED DURING: 4 anthesis, F mature embryo stage, petal differentiation and expansion stage, E expanded cotyledon stage, D bilateral stage; BEST Arabidopsis thaliana protein match is: RING 1B (TAIR:AT1G03770.1); Has 9014 Blast hits to 7495 proteins in 568 species: Archae - 41; Bacteria - 677; Metazoa - 3346; Fungi - 1171; Plants - 610; Viruses - 87; Other Eukaryotes - 3082 (source: NCBI BLink).); amino-acid sequence: MSVKNNSFSSAEIPDVADQPRDRFNPEATQDLQEKDETKEEKEGDEEVKHDEAEEDQEVVKPNDAEEDDDGDDAEEDEEEEVEAEEDEEAEEEEEEEEEEEEEEEDSKERSPSSISGDQSEFMEIDLGEIRKDVQCPICLVGMKFLRLFISYYKENKDCDGMSPQFCATFKNNECPACRKHCASRRSLRDDPKFDALIAALFTNIDSYEEEELAFHEDEMARNKQIQASIAQISQRQSEALVKRRSLGKEAAVLMRSPRIASGSRRRRNSRNMEQQNASEAHEDDDNDDNNNRGRDKDSSSDERGTEVRQKKRRKRSTSRSTQHPSSSGANKNNGNCADNDTEVYRDTKGISPGLVWNPEILAWGRGGTRSNTRHGNNTSGGSSKSVRNARVNKLVEYLRSSVDGSSVELDIHVKLVSLDTKCIPDLPQPYLCCRPTLLVKQLREFVALQIHLKTEEVELLVTRRRVGEDAAIENLPAVTPASAAASKDEMLSLEDNETLSRLKIDFISSHEQHLIIAYRKKQTE